The following are encoded together in the Bubalus bubalis isolate 160015118507 breed Murrah chromosome 14, NDDB_SH_1, whole genome shotgun sequence genome:
- the PYGB gene encoding glycogen phosphorylase, brain form isoform X1, whose translation MAKPLTDGERRKQISVRGLAGLGDVAEVRKSFNRHLHFTLVKDRNVATRRDYYLALAHTVRDHLVGRWIRTQQRYYERDPKRIYYLSLEFYMGRTLQNTMVNLGLQNACDEAIYQLGLDLEELEEIEEDAGLGNGGLGRLAACFLDSMATLGLAAYGYGIRYEFGIFNQKIVNGWQVEEADDWLRYGNPWEKARPEYMLPVHFYGRVEHSPEGVRWLDTQVVLAMPYDTPVPGYKNDTVNTMRLWSAKAPNDFKLHDFNVGGYIEAVLDRNLAENISRVLYPNDNFFEGKELRLKQEYFVVAATLQDIIRRFKSSKFGCRDPVRTSFETFPDKVAIQLNDTHPALAIPELMRILVDVEKVDWDKAWEITKKTCAYTNHTVLPEALERWPVSMFEKLLPRHLDIIYAINQRHLDHVAALFPGDVDCLRRMSVIEEGDCKRINMAHLCVIGSHAVNGVARIHSEIVRQSVFKDFYELEPEKFQNKTNGITPRRWLLLCNPGLAETIAERIGEGFLTDLSQLKKLLPLVGDEALIRDVAQVKQENKVKFSAFLEKQYGVKVNPSSMFDVHVKRIHEYKRQLLNCLHVVTLYNRIKKDPTQAFVPRTVMIGGKAAPGYHMAKKIIKLVTSIGDIVNHDPIVGDRLKVIFLENYRVSLAEKVIPAADLSQQISTAGTEASGTGNMKFMLNGALTIGTMDGANVEMAEEAGAENLFIFGLRVEDVEALDRKGYNAHEYYNRLPELRQAVDQINGGFFSPREPDCFKDVVNMLLNHDRFKVFADYEAYVACQARVDQLYRNPKEWTKKVIRNIACSGKFSSDRTITEYARDIWGAEPPALQTPPPSLPTD comes from the exons CGCATTTACtatctgtccctggaattctacATGGGCCGCACCCTACAGAACACGATGGTGAACCTGGGCCTCCAGAATGCCTGCGATGAAGCCATCTATCAG TTGGGGCTGGACTTGGAAGAACTGGAGGAAATAGAAGAGGACGCTGGCCTGGGGAACGGAGGCTTGGGGAGGCTGGCAG CCTGCTTCCTTGACTCGATGGCCACCCTGGGCCTGGCGGCGTACGGCTACGGGATCCGCTATGAGTTTGGGATTTTCAACCAGAAGATTGTCAATGGCTGGCAG GTGGAGGAGGCCGATGACTGGCTGCGCTATGGGAACCCCTGGGAGAAGGCACGGCCGGAGTACATGCTGCCCGTGCACTTCTATGGGCGCGTGGAGCACAGCCCCGAAGGCGTGCGCTGGCTGGACACACAG GTGGTGCTGGCCATGCCGTACGACACCCCGGTGCCAGGCTACAAGAACGACACCGTCAACACCATGAGGCTGTGGTCCGCCAAGGCGCCCAACGACTTCAAGCTCCACGACT TCAACGTGGGCGGCTACATCGAGGCGGTCCTGGACCGGAACCTGGCTGAGAACATCTCCAGGGTCCTGTATCCCAATGACAAC TTCTTCGAGGGGAAGGAGCTGCGGCTGAAGCAGGAGTACTTCGTGGTGGCCGCCACCCTGCAGGACATCATACGGCGCTTCAAGTCATCCAAGTTCGGCTGCCGTGACCCCGTCAGAACCTCCTTCGAGACGTTCCCAGACAAG GTGGCCATCCAGCTGAACGACACCCACCCAGCGCTCGCCATTCCCGAGCTCATGCGGATCCTGGTGGACGTGGAGAAGGTGGACTGGGACAAG GCCTGGGAAATCACAAAGAAGACTTGTGCATACACCAACCACACGGTGCTGCCTGAGGCCTTGGAGCGCTGGCCAGTGTCCATGTTTGAGAAATTGCTGCCGCGGCACCTGGACATCATCTATGCCATCAATCAGAGGCACCTGGAC CACGTGGCCGCCCTGTTCCCTGGGGACGTGGACTGCCTGAGGAGGATGTCGGTGATCGAGGAAGGGGACTGCAAGCGGATCAACATGGCGCACCTGTGTGTCATTGGGTCCCACGCCGTGAACGGCGTGGCAAGGATCCACTCGGAGATCGTGAGGCAGTCAGT CTTTAAGGACTTTTATGAGCTGGAGCCAGAGAAGTTCCAGAATAAGACGAACGGCATCACGCCCCGCCGCTGGCTGCTCCTGTGTAACCCGGGGCTGGCAGAGACCATTGCGGAG AGAATCGGGGAGGGTTTCCTGACAGACCTGAGCCAACTGAAGAAGCTGCTGCCACTGGTCGGGGACGAGGCACTCATCAGGGACGTGGCCCAGGTCAagcag GAAAACAAGGTCAAGTTCTCCGCCTTCCTGGAGAAGCAGTATGGGGTCAAGGTCAACCCCTCGTCCATGTTTGACGTGCACGTGAAGAGGATCCATGAGTACAAGCGGCAGCTGCTCAACTGCCTGCACGTGGTCACCTTGTACAACC GAATAAAGAAGGACCCGACCCAGGCCTTTGTGCCCAGGACTGTCATGATTGGGGGCAAG GCAGCGCCGGGCTACCACATGGCTAAGAAGATCATCAAGCTGGTCACGTCCATTGGCGACATCGTCAACCATGACCCGATTGTGGGCGACAGGCTCAAAGTGATCTTCCTGGAAAACTACCGGGTGTCCTTGGCTGAGAAAG TCATTCCCGCCGCCGACCTGTCACAGCAAATCTCCACCGCGGGCACCGAGGCCTCGGGCACAGGCAACATGAAGTTCATGCTCAACGGGGCCCTCACCATCGGCACCATGGACGGGGCCAACGTGGAGATGGCCGAGGAGGCCGGGGCTGAGAACCTCTTCATCTTTGGTCTGCGGGTGGAGGACGTGGAGGCCCTAGACCGGAAAGG GTACAACGCCCACGAGTACTACAACCGCCTGCCCGAGCTGCGGCAGGCCGTGGACCAGATCAACGGCGGCTTCTTCTCCCCCAGAGAGCCCGACTGCTTTAAGGACGTCGTCAACATGCTGCTGAACCATGACAG ATTCAAGGTGTTTGCGGATTATGAAGCGTACGTGGCATGCCAGGCCCGGGTGGACCAGCTGTACCGG AACCCCAAGGAGTGGACCAAGAAGGTCATCAGGAACATCGCCTGCTCGGGCAAGTTCTCCAGTGACCGGACCATCACGGAGTACGCCCGCGACATCTGGGGTGCGGAGCCCCCTGCCCTGCAGACCCCACCGCCCAGCCTCCCCACGGACTAG
- the PYGB gene encoding glycogen phosphorylase, brain form isoform X2 codes for MAKPLTDGERRKQISVRGLAGLGDVAEVRKSFNRHLHFTLVKDRNVATRRDYYLALAHTVRDHLVGRWIRTQQRYYERDPKLGLDLEELEEIEEDAGLGNGGLGRLAACFLDSMATLGLAAYGYGIRYEFGIFNQKIVNGWQVEEADDWLRYGNPWEKARPEYMLPVHFYGRVEHSPEGVRWLDTQVVLAMPYDTPVPGYKNDTVNTMRLWSAKAPNDFKLHDFNVGGYIEAVLDRNLAENISRVLYPNDNFFEGKELRLKQEYFVVAATLQDIIRRFKSSKFGCRDPVRTSFETFPDKVAIQLNDTHPALAIPELMRILVDVEKVDWDKAWEITKKTCAYTNHTVLPEALERWPVSMFEKLLPRHLDIIYAINQRHLDHVAALFPGDVDCLRRMSVIEEGDCKRINMAHLCVIGSHAVNGVARIHSEIVRQSVFKDFYELEPEKFQNKTNGITPRRWLLLCNPGLAETIAERIGEGFLTDLSQLKKLLPLVGDEALIRDVAQVKQENKVKFSAFLEKQYGVKVNPSSMFDVHVKRIHEYKRQLLNCLHVVTLYNRIKKDPTQAFVPRTVMIGGKAAPGYHMAKKIIKLVTSIGDIVNHDPIVGDRLKVIFLENYRVSLAEKVIPAADLSQQISTAGTEASGTGNMKFMLNGALTIGTMDGANVEMAEEAGAENLFIFGLRVEDVEALDRKGYNAHEYYNRLPELRQAVDQINGGFFSPREPDCFKDVVNMLLNHDRFKVFADYEAYVACQARVDQLYRNPKEWTKKVIRNIACSGKFSSDRTITEYARDIWGAEPPALQTPPPSLPTD; via the exons TTGGGGCTGGACTTGGAAGAACTGGAGGAAATAGAAGAGGACGCTGGCCTGGGGAACGGAGGCTTGGGGAGGCTGGCAG CCTGCTTCCTTGACTCGATGGCCACCCTGGGCCTGGCGGCGTACGGCTACGGGATCCGCTATGAGTTTGGGATTTTCAACCAGAAGATTGTCAATGGCTGGCAG GTGGAGGAGGCCGATGACTGGCTGCGCTATGGGAACCCCTGGGAGAAGGCACGGCCGGAGTACATGCTGCCCGTGCACTTCTATGGGCGCGTGGAGCACAGCCCCGAAGGCGTGCGCTGGCTGGACACACAG GTGGTGCTGGCCATGCCGTACGACACCCCGGTGCCAGGCTACAAGAACGACACCGTCAACACCATGAGGCTGTGGTCCGCCAAGGCGCCCAACGACTTCAAGCTCCACGACT TCAACGTGGGCGGCTACATCGAGGCGGTCCTGGACCGGAACCTGGCTGAGAACATCTCCAGGGTCCTGTATCCCAATGACAAC TTCTTCGAGGGGAAGGAGCTGCGGCTGAAGCAGGAGTACTTCGTGGTGGCCGCCACCCTGCAGGACATCATACGGCGCTTCAAGTCATCCAAGTTCGGCTGCCGTGACCCCGTCAGAACCTCCTTCGAGACGTTCCCAGACAAG GTGGCCATCCAGCTGAACGACACCCACCCAGCGCTCGCCATTCCCGAGCTCATGCGGATCCTGGTGGACGTGGAGAAGGTGGACTGGGACAAG GCCTGGGAAATCACAAAGAAGACTTGTGCATACACCAACCACACGGTGCTGCCTGAGGCCTTGGAGCGCTGGCCAGTGTCCATGTTTGAGAAATTGCTGCCGCGGCACCTGGACATCATCTATGCCATCAATCAGAGGCACCTGGAC CACGTGGCCGCCCTGTTCCCTGGGGACGTGGACTGCCTGAGGAGGATGTCGGTGATCGAGGAAGGGGACTGCAAGCGGATCAACATGGCGCACCTGTGTGTCATTGGGTCCCACGCCGTGAACGGCGTGGCAAGGATCCACTCGGAGATCGTGAGGCAGTCAGT CTTTAAGGACTTTTATGAGCTGGAGCCAGAGAAGTTCCAGAATAAGACGAACGGCATCACGCCCCGCCGCTGGCTGCTCCTGTGTAACCCGGGGCTGGCAGAGACCATTGCGGAG AGAATCGGGGAGGGTTTCCTGACAGACCTGAGCCAACTGAAGAAGCTGCTGCCACTGGTCGGGGACGAGGCACTCATCAGGGACGTGGCCCAGGTCAagcag GAAAACAAGGTCAAGTTCTCCGCCTTCCTGGAGAAGCAGTATGGGGTCAAGGTCAACCCCTCGTCCATGTTTGACGTGCACGTGAAGAGGATCCATGAGTACAAGCGGCAGCTGCTCAACTGCCTGCACGTGGTCACCTTGTACAACC GAATAAAGAAGGACCCGACCCAGGCCTTTGTGCCCAGGACTGTCATGATTGGGGGCAAG GCAGCGCCGGGCTACCACATGGCTAAGAAGATCATCAAGCTGGTCACGTCCATTGGCGACATCGTCAACCATGACCCGATTGTGGGCGACAGGCTCAAAGTGATCTTCCTGGAAAACTACCGGGTGTCCTTGGCTGAGAAAG TCATTCCCGCCGCCGACCTGTCACAGCAAATCTCCACCGCGGGCACCGAGGCCTCGGGCACAGGCAACATGAAGTTCATGCTCAACGGGGCCCTCACCATCGGCACCATGGACGGGGCCAACGTGGAGATGGCCGAGGAGGCCGGGGCTGAGAACCTCTTCATCTTTGGTCTGCGGGTGGAGGACGTGGAGGCCCTAGACCGGAAAGG GTACAACGCCCACGAGTACTACAACCGCCTGCCCGAGCTGCGGCAGGCCGTGGACCAGATCAACGGCGGCTTCTTCTCCCCCAGAGAGCCCGACTGCTTTAAGGACGTCGTCAACATGCTGCTGAACCATGACAG ATTCAAGGTGTTTGCGGATTATGAAGCGTACGTGGCATGCCAGGCCCGGGTGGACCAGCTGTACCGG AACCCCAAGGAGTGGACCAAGAAGGTCATCAGGAACATCGCCTGCTCGGGCAAGTTCTCCAGTGACCGGACCATCACGGAGTACGCCCGCGACATCTGGGGTGCGGAGCCCCCTGCCCTGCAGACCCCACCGCCCAGCCTCCCCACGGACTAG